The following proteins come from a genomic window of Diorhabda sublineata isolate icDioSubl1.1 chromosome 7, icDioSubl1.1, whole genome shotgun sequence:
- the LOC130446601 gene encoding DNA-binding transcriptional regulator BolA yields the protein MLKVTPNISTMTKIAMRIQQKLQTHLEAQHLQVINESYMHNVPKGSETHFKVVVVSNKFTNVPLIKRHRAITDVLKEELNNGVHALSVEARTPEEWEKSTKSVQPSPSCLGGFGK from the coding sequence atgttaaaaGTGACCCCAAATATTAGCACTATGACCAAAATTGCGATGAGAATCCAACAAAAACTTCAAACTCATTTAGAAGCACAACATTTACAAGTGATAAATGAATCTTACATGCACAATGTTCCCAAAGGATCGGAGACTCACTTTAAAGTAGTagttgtttcaaataaatttacaaatgtACCATTAATAAAAAGACATAGAGCGATAACTGATGTGCTGAAAGAAGAATTAAACAATGGAGTTCACGCTCTTTCTGTGGAAGCTAGAACACCTGAAGAATGGGAGAAAAGCACAAAAAGTGTACAACCTAGTCCGTCATGTTTAGGAGGA